CGTAATCTTTTTTAGTAAAGGCTATAAAAGATGTGTATGTTTTCAATTGGTTCGTTCAATCAAATCGttcaaaaatgattttttttaaatacatagCATTTGAACACAGCAGTGAAACATGTTACGAGCTAAACAGGTTCGTTTAACAAAAACTTTTCGCCGAGTTaaattgtattgtttttaattttctttataaTTTATCATTAACCGATGTAATTATTAACCCCCTGATGAGTTTTCTATTCTGTCTACATTTTAAAAGAGAGTTTAAGAAAAGGATGGAAGAAGTGCTTTAAAGTACAAATATCTTTGTAGGGTTTGTGCGGCGGTCCAAAATGAACGTTCTGCCGGGGAGTGTGCAGCTGAACACGCTCAGTGCGGGCTCAGTTCGGGTGGAGCTAGGTCAGATCAATCATATGCCGCTGCCGAACCGGCAGGCGCTGCTGGACGGGGTAACCCACGGCTACCACGGGCATAAGGTGTTCCGCAGCGTTAAATCCTACCGGCTGAACGCGCACCGCTTCAACGGCGAACCGCTGGCGGCGGAAATCATCGAGTCTGGGCTGCGGTCCGCGAGCGACGGCATCGCCATCAAGACCGACGTGTGCCGCAGCCGGAACGTGCTCGTCCGGCACACGCTGAACGGGTTCCCCCTGCAACGGCTCGTGTCGGCATACCAACCGATTCAGCATGTGCGAGGTAGGGGATTGTTCCGGTTTCCGTTCCCTTATCGAGAGGGCGACCATTCTAACTTCTCTCGGTGTTGCAGGAAATTTGCTACTGACCGGACCGGTGTGCGTGAAAAACCTACAGTACGCAGGGACGCTCAACGAGGTCCCGAGGGCGGAGCTGCTGGACCGTGTCACCAATCAAACGATTACCGGGCCGATGTTCGTGAGCAAAGGATTCACCCACAGCCTGCAGGTGCAGCAGGTGAACGGGGAACCGCTGGCGAACTACGCGTCAACGACCTCACACCAGACGGCAAGCTTGCTTACCAAGGGTAAGACccatttcttcttttcatcAAAGACATCTGACCAGTGGTGTTGTGTCAGAGTGACTTCTTAAATGGAGCACACCATAAGTGATACAGAGTGAAATACTCCTGTATTGTaccaacaaaccaaaacgTTAGTTAAAGACAATGCTATATGTACCGCATCCACCCCCTGCAGCTCCCGTTCGGGCCGAGAAAATGGTCATCCTCGGCGATCTGATCGCGAACCACGCGGAACAACAGTTTGCGCCCCACATCGGCACCCGACCCGGTGACTTCCGCCAGCTCTACCGCGGCAAGGTGCTGCTCAACGGATCCCTCCGGCTGCATACGGCCACGATTAATGCGCCGAACGTAACCATCCTGGAGCGCACGGTTTCGAGCAAACCGTACCAGCAGTTCCTCCTGCGCACCGAGCGgcaggttggttggtttgtgaCTTGACCACGACTTTGCTGAAAACTGGCCTCTCTCCCCGTAGGTTCTCGAGCAGGCCCCGGTGGCGCCGTACCGTACCGCGCTGTTTCAGTACCTGTTCGCCAACACGCTGAACGGAGCGGCCCTGTGGCAGTTCAGCCTGACCCATCGCAGCTGGCAGAACGCGCTGTACCTGCAGGACGCCACCGTCCAGGGCCACGTTCGCCCGGCGCGCATCTCCAAGCGGCTGCACTCGATTAAGCGTAGTCGCGTCGATCTGAACGCACGGTAAGGCACCCGAACCTTTGCAGAACATACATGTTTCACACCTCCGTAAATAGCATCCATATCTACATCCGAACATCGGAGCCCTGGCATACCTATCACGAGCACTAAATACTTTGACGAAAAGCCACGCAACATTCCGGAGTGTTTCGTGGCAAGCTGTACCTATCGAAGTACAATTTCAAGTCACAATCTTCACCAAGGATGTTTATGGTATTGACGTCTGTGTGATAGCcatctttaaagtctcttttcGCGATGAGGAAAGTTTAATTCCGCACATAAACCCAACGTTGCTCCGGAGCAATGAATCCACGAACTCTCCGAACCACGATAGGTTCTGTCGGACTTCTTGTAGACGGGAAAAAccatgttgtttttgtttccagaGCACAGGATCTATTGAAGATGACAGTTAGGGACGTTTGGAATAAGTACACCAAGAAATAGGGCATTGAATACGGGAACATCCGCAGATTGTTGTGTACTGTTTGTTGAGGTTACGCGTGATTGTTAATGGTTTTCCCTCGCTCTTTTCCTCGGACCCTCCAGCGTGAAGGTGTGCAACGTACGAAACTTTGTCGGGACGCTCCGAGTCGGGCACCTGCACACCCGCTTCGTTGGCGAGGCATTCAATCCGGATGTGCTGTTGCGCAAGCAGCATCGCTCCGGTGCGTCGATGCCACTTCCGCCGGCCGCTCCGAAGGCCCTGCTAGGCCGGACGGTGCTGCTCGACACGGCCGTTCACGTGCGAGGCCCGCTGCGAGTGAGTCGAATCAACGGACGCACCGCCTACGAGCTGTCCGAGCTGGCCAAACCCGCTGTCCTGAGCCGGCGGCACTTCCGCGCGCTGCAGCTGGACTCGCTGGAGGTGGCCAATGCGCACGTCCTCCGGCAGGCGACCGCCGGCGAGCATCCTCTGGGCGATTTCATACACCGCTTTGCCTCGGCCGAGGGCGCTCCGACGAGTAGCTCCGGAGCGATGGCTCGCTCGGCCCGCATCGTGGTGCCCGGTCAGGTGCAGCACATCGCGGCCGCACACGTCGGCAGCATCAACCTGTGTCCGGTGGAGCGACTGCTGCGCGAAACGGTGCCCAAGCGCGAGGGAGCCCGCTCCATTGGGGGCGTGAAGCGCCTGGAGCGTTCGCTCACCGTGAGCGGAGCGCTGCGAGTCGCCGGAACGATCGGTGGGCGCGAGGCAGCTCTGCTCGGGCGACTCGTGACTCGCGGATCCGTCGCCCCGCAGAGCATCGACGCTCGCTGGACCTTCGGCTCGGTCGGCGCCGGCTACCTCACGGCGAAGGTGCTCAACCGGGTCGCCCTCGCCCGCCTGGCGTTGCACTCCGACGCGGCGCTCCTGCTCCAGAGCGAGCTGTTCGTCGAGCGGCTGCTGGTGTCGGATCTGGTGTGGCCGGAGCGTGCCGGATGGGCCTTCGAGGCGTACGTGAATAGCGCGCACCACCGAGGCCAGTCCGCGATCGCACTCCTGCGCTGCCACGGAACTGTGTACGGGCGCGTCCGGGACGCCGGCCACATCCTGCACGAGCTCCTGCTCGCTCCCGGCCCCAACACGGAGCGCCTCATCACGGGCCTGCTCGTCTTCGACACGCCGCACGTCCACTTCGCCAACAGCTCCACCCCGCTCGGACCGGCGCGGATCGAACGGATCGCCAAACGGTGCCTCCGCCGTCGCACCGGAAGCTCGCCGGAAACGCCGCCCGTTGTGTTCGAGCACGCTCAGGTTCTGCTGGCGCCGGATACGACCGTCGTACGTGGCGATCTGCACTTCCCGCAGCACTCCCCACTCACCGCCCGCACCGTCGCCGGTGTGAACCTGGCCGACCGGCTCGGCCCAAGCGCCAACCTGTTCCGGAAGTCCCGGCCGCGTCCGATCGCGGCCGAAAAACGCTTCCCACCGGCCGGAATCGCCGCCCACAACGTTACGCTCGACGGTGGCGGTGGGTGGCGTGCGCTCGCCTTCTGCTCCCACCCGGCGGCCTGCCCCGACCTGGCCCTACACTTCACCGTCGCGCCCCTCACCATCGAGCGGCTGCTGACGGCGGTGCACCTCAACCGCGTGCCGCTGGACGGCTTTTTCCACGCGTTTGCCCGGCGCCACTCGGCCCCCGCCACGCCGCACCCCATCCAGGACCTGCTGGGCACGCTTACGGTGTCCGACCTGCAGCTGGCCGGCCGCGGTACGATCTTGCACCACATCAACGGGCTGGCGCTCGGGGAGCTCGTGCTGCGTGCCACCGCCAACGCCACCCACCAGACGGTGACCGGCCCGAAGCACTTCCGCGCGCTCCACCTCGGCGGGCCACTCTCGCTGCAGCACCTCAACGGAGCCAAGCTGGCGTTGTTGAAGCGCACGCTGCTGGGACCACTCCCAGCTGCCGACCCGTCGGCCGACGAACCGCTCGAGGCGACGGTCTTCAACGCCCCCGTGCACCTACCCGGTGGCCTGCACACCCGCACGCTCTACCACAGCCGCACGGGCTCGTCCAACATTCACCACCTCCAGCACCAACACCGCCAAAGAACGCACACTCCGCTGGCGGCGATGGAGCTGCTGACACCGCCCCTCTCCTATCTGCCCGCTGCGGCCTGGAACCGGCAAACCCGTCCACGGGTGGCCAGCGGAAGCGGTGCCACCGTGCCTGGGGAAGTACTACTTCCTGGCGAACGCAatccgctgctgcttcgggtGACCTGCTCCGATGACGAGCACGCGCTGGTGGTCGCCCTCACCTCCCCCACATCGAATCGGACCGCCGTCGAACAGCGCTTGCACGCTCTGGAGGGAAGCACTAGCTGCGTGGAGGTGGTCGGCGCCGCGCCCCTCAACCAGACGGTCGTACTTATCGTCATCCAAGTGCGGGACCACCAACATGCGGCCTGGCGGTAAGTCCTTTagtttctttcactttcgctTTTGACCTGATCCTATGTGTAACTCCACCCTCTTCCTCAGGTACGACGTTCCGCGGGGACTCCTGCTT
This region of Anopheles coustani chromosome X, idAnoCousDA_361_x.2, whole genome shotgun sequence genomic DNA includes:
- the LOC131268678 gene encoding uncharacterized protein LOC131268678 isoform X1, whose product is MMVETHELTVVCGVRRKGSWLSRWKNGCAPVAAVVLLGALLLNDPVTAITVRDDAVSTTTTPGVNARSAPADEPVTGGGGLACQLERPFLFERSARSSELFLLDAAGLHRIDTDGLGTKRMPVCTLPKRYEEARMLQVLEVQLGEKEYVLFVVTTDQWHNVYLANGGGSSSSSSSEVPSKMVHSAQPVQRIKYSGTVSKARLLECNGNIYLVTIVTYGNLGKIRVYRWMQSYFSLESTKEIVSIDDVQCHCPSTLLLLVVDYAPLPERSLVHVLLLDAAERPVKVQEMFFLSSPLHSFALGAELYLIRHVSNDKSYLYQWDAEGKFVRLRKVPYRPGQITAVAYWDSTLAVALDGTVRLFQSGKQQLLRVESPFTVRSSARQSEATTQLVPAQDAGGPLTRLYGMRTDTENEVALATEFSCSVANGTALKIYHLTVKSVARAAEAQEQGFRALASCLDRLKHDTNERKKWIDLIRAQLSRKNLVFDKLAQTGAGLSARLHPTALLGSVAVTHDKPALLLPPTRTVLNGHTLLLRHFRMAADLNQVLLLNRERTEIQGDLHVAGDVRTRSSKIRAVNSLDESARRHGLGRVAKRATASSAPRVLRAREIISDSTLSQRFVRRSKMNVLPGSVQLNTLSAGSVRVELGQINHMPLPNRQALLDGVTHGYHGHKVFRSVKSYRLNAHRFNGEPLAAEIIESGLRSASDGIAIKTDVCRSRNVLVRHTLNGFPLQRLVSAYQPIQHVRGNLLLTGPVCVKNLQYAGTLNEVPRAELLDRVTNQTITGPMFVSKGFTHSLQVQQVNGEPLANYASTTSHQTASLLTKAPVRAEKMVILGDLIANHAEQQFAPHIGTRPGDFRQLYRGKVLLNGSLRLHTATINAPNVTILERTVSSKPYQQFLLRTERQVLEQAPVAPYRTALFQYLFANTLNGAALWQFSLTHRSWQNALYLQDATVQGHVRPARISKRLHSIKRSRVDLNARVKVCNVRNFVGTLRVGHLHTRFVGEAFNPDVLLRKQHRSGASMPLPPAAPKALLGRTVLLDTAVHVRGPLRVSRINGRTAYELSELAKPAVLSRRHFRALQLDSLEVANAHVLRQATAGEHPLGDFIHRFASAEGAPTSSSGAMARSARIVVPGQVQHIAAAHVGSINLCPVERLLRETVPKREGARSIGGVKRLERSLTVSGALRVAGTIGGREAALLGRLVTRGSVAPQSIDARWTFGSVGAGYLTAKVLNRVALARLALHSDAALLLQSELFVERLLVSDLVWPERAGWAFEAYVNSAHHRGQSAIALLRCHGTVYGRVRDAGHILHELLLAPGPNTERLITGLLVFDTPHVHFANSSTPLGPARIERIAKRCLRRRTGSSPETPPVVFEHAQVLLAPDTTVVRGDLHFPQHSPLTARTVAGVNLADRLGPSANLFRKSRPRPIAAEKRFPPAGIAAHNVTLDGGGGWRALAFCSHPAACPDLALHFTVAPLTIERLLTAVHLNRVPLDGFFHAFARRHSAPATPHPIQDLLGTLTVSDLQLAGRGTILHHINGLALGELVLRATANATHQTVTGPKHFRALHLGGPLSLQHLNGAKLALLKRTLLGPLPAADPSADEPLEATVFNAPVHLPGGLHTRTLYHSRTGSSNIHHLQHQHRQRTHTPLAAMELLTPPLSYLPAAAWNRQTRPRVASGSGATVPGEVLLPGERNPLLLRVTCSDDEHALVVALTSPTSNRTAVEQRLHALEGSTSCVEVVGAAPLNQTVVLIVIQVRDHQHAAWRYDVPRGLLLPLALPSTMAGGSGCHHVRLLQPAGLGSAELMLASSTCTNVPTSTSPDATVTVGRVVRIFRLDVETPSDGFHHFQTISTGAPVTAMDVAADGTTLLLKSAGTNRVHRYAYNSVEGWTRKDILP
- the LOC131268678 gene encoding uncharacterized protein LOC131268678 isoform X2: MMVETHELTVVCGVRRKGSWLSRWKNGCAPVAAVVLLGALLLNDPVTAITVRDDAVSTTTTPGVNARSAPADEPVTGGGGLACQLERPFLFERSARSSELFLLDAAGLHRIDTDGLGTKRMPVCTLPKRYEEARMLQVLEVQLGEKEYVLFVVTTDQWHNVYLANGGGSSSSSSSEVPSKMVHSAQPVQRIKYSGTVSKARLLECNGNIYLVTIVTYGNLGKIRVYRWMQSYFSLESTKEIVSIDDVQCHCPSTLLLLVVDYAPLPERSLVHVLLLDAAERPVKVQEMFFLSSPLHSFALGAELYLIRHVSNDKSYLYQWDAEGKFVRLRKVPYRPGQITAVAYWDSTLAVALDGTVRLFQSGKQQLLRVESPFTVRSSARQSEATTQLVPAQDAGGPLTRLYGMRTDTENEVALATEFSCSVANGTALKIYHLTVKSVARAAEGTAQEQGFRALASCLDRLKHDTNERKKWIDLIRAQLSRKNLVFDKLAQTGAGLSARLHPTALLGSVAVTHDKPALLLPPTRTVLNGHTLLLRHFRMAADLNQVLLLNRERTEIQGDLHVAGDVRTRSSKIRAVNSLDESARRHGLGRVAKRATASSAPRVLRAREIISDSTLSQRFVRRSKMNVLPGSVQLNTLSAGSVRVELGQINHMPLPNRQALLDGVTHGYHGHKVFRSVKSYRLNAHRFNGEPLAAEIIESGLRSASDGIAIKTDVCRSRNVLVRHTLNGFPLQRLVSAYQPIQHVRGNLLLTGPVCVKNLQYAGTLNEVPRAELLDRVTNQTITGPMFVSKGFTHSLQVQQVNGEPLANYASTTSHQTASLLTKAPVRAEKMVILGDLIANHAEQQFAPHIGTRPGDFRQLYRGKVLLNGSLRLHTATINAPNVTILERTVSSKPYQQFLLRTERQVLEQAPVAPYRTALFQYLFANTLNGAALWQFSLTHRSWQNALYLQDATVQGHVRPARISKRLHSIKRSRVDLNARVKVCNVRNFVGTLRVGHLHTRFVGEAFNPDVLLRKQHRSGASMPLPPAAPKALLGRTVLLDTAVHVRGPLRVSRINGRTAYELSELAKPAVLSRRHFRALQLDSLEVANAHVLRQATAGEHPLGDFIHRFASAEGAPTSSSGAMARSARIVVPGQVQHIAAAHVGSINLCPVERLLRETVPKREGARSIGGVKRLERSLTVSGALRVAGTIGGREAALLGRLVTRGSVAPQSIDARWTFGSVGAGYLTAKVLNRVALARLALHSDAALLLQSELFVERLLVSDLVWPERAGWAFEAYVNSAHHRGQSAIALLRCHGTVYGRVRDAGHILHELLLAPGPNTERLITGLLVFDTPHVHFANSSTPLGPARIERIAKRCLRRRTGSSPETPPVVFEHAQVLLAPDTTVVRGDLHFPQHSPLTARTVAGVNLADRLGPSANLFRKSRPRPIAAEKRFPPAGIAAHNVTLDGGGGWRALAFCSHPAACPDLALHFTVAPLTIERLLTAVHLNRVPLDGFFHAFARRHSAPATPHPIQDLLGTLTVSDLQLAGRGTILHHINGLALGELVLRATANATHQTVTGPKHFRALHLGGPLSLQHLNGAKLALLKRTLLGPLPAADPSADEPLEATVFNAPVHLPGGLHTRTLYHSRTGSSNIHHLQHQHRQRTHTPLAAMELLTPPLSYLPAAAWNRQTRPRVASGSGATVPGEVLLPGERNPLLLRVTCSDDEHALVVALTSPTSNRTAVEQRLHALEGSTSCVEVVGAAPLNQTVVLIVIQVRDHQHAAWRYDVPRGLLLPLALPSTMAGGSGCHHVRLLQPAGLGSAELMLASSTCTNVPTSTSPDATVTVGRVVRIFRLDVETPSDGFHHFQTISTGAPVTAMDVAADGTTLLLKSAGTNRVHRYAYNSVEGWTRKDILP